ACCCCTTTGTTTGTTGCATTTTGTTAGCATTTAAAGAGCTATTGGTATATTCACATTTGATGATGAATGCAGACATTTTTACATGTGGGAGAAGTATCCAGAAGATAACAAAATCAGTGCTCTCTCTTTCTTTGAGAAAACAGACCCTTTATTTTAGCAGATTGTGAATTTTCATGCAGACAAAGAGAAGATGATGACAAATGGGAACATGATCTTTTTGAAGATAGTGGACCTCAAGTCTCAAGTATGGAGTTTTTGTAGTAAAGTGCTATTAAATATGAGGTTTTgcatatatttttcataatatattGTTAGCTCAATCCTTGCATTTATGGGCTGTATAGATCGTCAGATAGGTCATAAAGATCTTCGTTTGAAGCTCCAAAGGAAAAATATGGAGCGAGCTACTCATGGTATACGGGGATCTATTGTGGGAGGCACAAGGGATTTACGTGAGAAACTCTCTGGTACATTATATTCTCGGCCTGTTGAGTTCGAGCCTCCTCCGTTGAGACCAAAACCGACAACTGAAGTCATTAAACCTACCAGGAGAAGTGTCATTGCTGAGGCCGCCCCTGTTTCAGAAGCAAAGAAAGTTGCTAGCTCTGTACCCAAGAAGAAGGCAAAGCAAACGGTTGGAAAAGTACCATGATCTCTTTTCTGATATATATTTCTGTGACATGAAAATGTTATCCTCATTCCTTCTCAACTGGGAGAAATATTGGGAATGCCGATAAAACCCTCTGCAGCAATGTGTTTCACCCCCTTAAATTTTCATGCAGGTTCAGTCGGTAGATAATTTCCTGCAGTCCCTGGGCCTCCAGAAATATTCAATTACATTTCAGGCCGAAGAAGTAAGCTGGCTTATTGTTTCAGTTCGATATTATccatataatatattttcagaaTGTTACCAATATATATTGTTTGCTGTATTTTGACAGGTTGATATGACAGCCCTTACGCATATGAGTGATGAAGATCTTAAAGCTTTGGGAATACCAATGGTCAGTATTGACTCATTAGTTAAATTGCTTTGTTGATAGACTTCATGTCGGTTATTTATCTTGTGGAATtattcatgaataaaataattatcagGAAGGGGCAATTGTATAATATAAAGTTTTATAAGAGATAGCTCTTTTTTCCTTAGGAGGCCAAGTACGCATATTTTATTCCCGTCTCTCTGCATTATCATAGACATCAGTCCTAAAGCCTTATTTGTGTGTTTGCTGAAGCTTTAtcattattcaacttttactgaattttttgtcacttctattggttgtgtaaaactgtaaataatattttatttatctctCGCAATTTTTGCTGCTTCTTGCCTTTTTTTCTTCTGGTAAAGCATATTTAATTGACAAGCATTTTGGCATGCCTATGATTTTACTTCAGTAACTGTGATCAAACTGAATCTTATTGCTTTGTGATTTTCAACTCGGTTTTCAACTTTATAGTCAATCCTTGCCTTGCTCAACTGAAATTAATAT
This window of the Primulina huaijiensis isolate GDHJ02 chromosome 3, ASM1229523v2, whole genome shotgun sequence genome carries:
- the LOC140972947 gene encoding uncharacterized protein isoform X2; its protein translation is MYADQVEAQSNRSIRERLNGGTTADSGRRVPVPRKRQREDDDKWEHDLFEDSGPQVSNRQIGHKDLRLKLQRKNMERATHGIRGSIVGGTRDLREKLSGTLYSRPVEFEPPPLRPKPTTEVIKPTRRSVIAEAAPVSEAKKVASSVPKKKAKQTVQSVDNFLQSLGLQKYSITFQAEEVDMTALTHMSDEDLKALGIPMGPRKKILLALEAKV
- the LOC140972947 gene encoding uncharacterized protein isoform X1, whose product is MYADQVEAQSNRSIRERLNGGTTADSGRRVPVPRKRQREDDDKWEHDLFEDSGPQVSNRQIGHKDLRLKLQRKNMERATHGIRGSIVGGTRDLREKLSGTLYSRPVEFEPPPLRPKPTTEVIKPTRRSVIAEAAPVSEAKKVASSVPKKKAKQTVGKVQSVDNFLQSLGLQKYSITFQAEEVDMTALTHMSDEDLKALGIPMGPRKKILLALEAKV